The region tctttcctttgtcGCAAATTCCAAAAAGTTCTCACTAAATTTAGTatttcattgtaataactaattcaTCACTATTTCCTGGTACATGTAATTACTCTAATTCTTATaaattctcctttctcttttattgaaCATTACTATTTCTTACATTTTGATatttaagtgttagtcgctcagtcatgcccgactcttcacgaccccatggactgcagctcaccaggttcctctgtccatgagattttccaggcaatgatactggagttggttgccatttccttctccatttttacaTTAAAGGCTACCATAAATCACATttttatgaaatagaaaaggaACAATTTCAGACCAATAACCACCACAATGTAGATTCAAACATTCTTCACAGAATAGCAAAATGTGAAAACAACAGTCagtaatgtttttttaaaaaataattcattatgGCCATATAAAGTTTATCCCAACAGAGCAAAGAAGTCAGGCATAAAAgcgtacatactgtatgattcgaTTTACATGAAACTCTAGGAAAGACAAACTTAGTTTACAGCAAGAAAAAATCAGATGCTTGGGTGCTTGGGTGGGGATGAGATTATTGGCTGGGAAGGCTCTGAAGAAATTTTGGggggtgatagaaatgttctatatcttgactaGGGAGATAGTTGCATGAGTGAACCTTTGTCACAGTTTATCAAACTGTACAATTAAAATAAGTGCATTTTATGTAATTAACTTCTACCTtaacaaagtttatttttaagtaagTTCCAATATATCTCCGCCttgattttgtaaaaataaagtacTACCAAAAGTACAGAATGTGTGTAGAGATAAATAAGAGAATCACTTTCAAAGTGACAAAGTTTAATTCAATATaaatatgttgctgttgttgatttaactgctaagtcatgtccaattctttgagatccatggactgtaggctgctaagctcctctgcccatggaatttcccagacaagaatactggagtggcttgccattcccttctcaagggaatcttcccaacccagggattgaactcacatctccctgcactggcaaatggattctttatctctgagcaaCGAGGGAAGCCACTAAATATCATATAAAGCTTAAATAAACACTTTGAAAATACATTCGAAAGCAGGATCACTGTAATGTATAAAACATAGGTGTAATGTACAGCTTCCCAGAGGCAAAACCTACAGAACTGTACAAATCAAACAAGTAGGTTCTCTCAGAACTCTCCCTGTTCCTAAAACTAAGACTATGCCCCCAAAGTCTGTGTGTTCTTTCACTGGTGAAACTAGAAGTTTTCTTTAAACTTGTCCAGATCCTTTTCTCTTACATGCGACAACAtgtatcttttcctttatttaagtAATAGTTGTTAAGTCCCCCTCTTTAGTACAGAAGTCTGGCCTGAAATGACTCTCCAGTTCATTTCACCTAACAACTTTGATTTCTTACCCTTAGTCACTCATGAAACATATGACCAAAATAATATCTGTAATTCCAAGTCCATCATGTACATGATTTCATGGAAAAAACTCTCTGCCTGAGATGCTTCAAGGCATTTTTCACTTCCTCATTCCTCAAGGTGTAAATGAGGGGATTCAGCACAGGGGTGACCAGCGTGTAGAAGACAGATACCACCTTGTCACTGGAGAAGTTGGTGTCTGGATGAGTGTAGAGGAAGATACACGGCCCAAAGAAGAGGGCAACCACCAGGAAGTGGGCTGAGCAGGTTGACATGGCTTTCCTGCGCCCTTCAGCTGACTGTTTTCTAAGAGACACCAAGATGACCGTGTAGGAGGTGACCAAagccagaaaacagaagagggagaTGGTCCCACTATTGGACACGATCAGCATTCCTGTGAGATATGTATCTGTGCAGGCCAGCTTGATGACAGGAGGAACATCACAGAAGTAACTATCAATTATGTTGGGGCCACAGTAAGGTAGGCGAATGGTCAAGAAGGTCTGCATCAGTGAGTGAACGGTACCCCCCAACCAGAGAGCAAAGACAAGCTGTACGCAGAccctcatgtccatcacattgggGTAGTGTAATGGCGCACAGATGGCTACATAACGATCATAGGCCATAACGGTCAGCAGAAAGATCTCAGCACAGGCAAACAGATGTAGGAAGAAGAGCTGTGCAATGCAATGATCAAAGGAAATGGTCTTCCTCTCCAAAAGCAAACCCTCCAGCATCTTGGGCACAGTGACAGATGAGTGGCAGatgtcaataaaggacagattgCTCAGGAAGAAATACATGGGGGTATGAAGACGTGGAGTAAAGACTATGGTAACCATGATCAGAATGTTCCCCAAAAGGGTTAGCACATACATGACTGAGAATGCCATGAAAAATAATATCTGCAGTACCCAGTTATCAGTGAGTCCCAAGAAGACAAATTGAGTCACTCTTGTTTGGTTCAGAGCATCCATCCAATGAGCTTCCAAAGGaccttgtgggggaaaaaaaaaaaacatgaacagTAATTTAGCCT is a window of Ovis canadensis isolate MfBH-ARS-UI-01 breed Bighorn chromosome 7, ARS-UI_OviCan_v2, whole genome shotgun sequence DNA encoding:
- the OR4E2 gene encoding olfactory receptor 4E2, which gives rise to MDALNQTRVTQFVFLGLTDNWVLQILFFMAFSVMYVLTLLGNILIMVTIVFTPRLHTPMYFFLSNLSFIDICHSSVTVPKMLEGLLLERKTISFDHCIAQLFFLHLFACAEIFLLTVMAYDRYVAICAPLHYPNVMDMRVCVQLVFALWLGGTVHSLMQTFLTIRLPYCGPNIIDSYFCDVPPVIKLACTDTYLTGMLIVSNSGTISLFCFLALVTSYTVILVSLRKQSAEGRRKAMSTCSAHFLVVALFFGPCIFLYTHPDTNFSSDKVVSVFYTLVTPVLNPLIYTLRNEEVKNALKHLRQRVFSMKSCT